In the Deltaproteobacteria bacterium genome, one interval contains:
- a CDS encoding DNA internalization-related competence protein ComEC/Rec2: MIPSGWKGFNSPFLPISLALIAGIWVGEWVPTSISLISLGVTLPLLLFLCRQNKKIAKLLALASLLALGALLIHLRMYPTLVPHHILKIPEGKKVVLTGTIYRPPQRKGEKIVIYLLVERIYEGNKCTPSTGKVRITIRDPALKLRYGYLVRLKAKLYHPRNFRNPGSFDYEGYLRRRGVLVTGYVRGGDQVQILSKKGGNPLLRRFDRWREEIEAFLDENTLPPGRGLLKALLIGERGEIPKEVREAFIDAGAVHILAISGLHLGIIVTLIFLSAQGLLKLSERVLLRYDTRKVAALATFPPLLCYILITGFPISTIRAGIVACCFLVAILLDRYRNPLNTLAFAAFLILLISPTSLWDPSFQLSFSSVLGIILLISPLYRRLFPQDPLTLLTRAKEGRLKRGIALSLIASFAAIVVTSPVVAFHFHRLSTMGLVSNSIIIPLVGLGLLPLGLLCLPFIPIFPSLGALLAKLAAELSHGGIRAMELISSLPFASFYLPSPTAWEMVIFYSFIASLLWLKRSSFRRMAVALILFLVLFDLSYWGLKGYGQKGLQVTFLDVGQGDCALVEFPRGKRMLIDGGGLYGDFDVGEKVVAPFLWEKRILGVDYLVLTHPQPDHYKGLIFVAQHFRVQEFWHNGLLSPAPAYRQLLQVIKEKRIRMVRAEDGFSRSIGGVWVEVLHPPMGWMPGGPRKRGWVNNNSVVLKISFGDHSLLFTGDIEKEAEARLLKASKGLRAQLIKVPHHGSKTSSTYYFVKEVFPLYAVISLGFRNPFHFPSRRVVRRYKGFGCRVLRTDLDGAIMATSDGKRLEVRSFRDL, from the coding sequence CATCGCTGGCATCTGGGTGGGCGAATGGGTCCCCACGTCCATCTCCCTTATATCTTTGGGGGTAACCCTCCCCCTGCTCCTTTTCCTCTGCCGCCAGAACAAAAAGATAGCTAAGTTGCTGGCCCTGGCCTCATTGCTCGCCCTGGGGGCCCTCCTAATTCATCTCAGGATGTACCCCACCCTTGTGCCCCATCACATCTTGAAGATCCCCGAAGGGAAGAAAGTGGTGTTGACGGGGACCATCTACAGGCCCCCGCAGAGGAAGGGGGAAAAGATCGTCATCTATCTACTGGTCGAGAGGATCTACGAAGGGAATAAATGTACCCCATCCACAGGAAAGGTGAGGATCACCATCAGAGACCCTGCCTTAAAATTGAGGTATGGTTATCTGGTACGCTTAAAGGCCAAACTCTATCACCCCCGCAACTTCCGTAACCCCGGGTCCTTTGACTATGAGGGGTATCTGCGGCGCCGGGGGGTATTGGTCACAGGATATGTACGGGGTGGAGACCAAGTTCAGATCTTAAGCAAGAAGGGAGGAAACCCTCTTTTGCGCCGGTTCGACCGCTGGCGGGAGGAGATAGAGGCCTTCTTGGACGAAAACACCCTCCCTCCGGGCAGGGGATTGCTTAAGGCGTTGCTCATCGGGGAGCGGGGGGAGATCCCTAAGGAGGTCAGGGAGGCATTCATTGATGCCGGGGCAGTCCACATCCTCGCCATCTCGGGGTTGCACCTGGGCATCATCGTTACCCTGATCTTTTTATCCGCCCAGGGGCTCCTCAAATTATCGGAGCGTGTCCTCCTTCGGTATGACACCAGAAAGGTCGCCGCCCTGGCCACCTTCCCCCCTCTGCTCTGCTATATCCTCATCACAGGTTTCCCCATCTCCACCATCAGGGCGGGGATCGTGGCCTGCTGCTTTCTGGTGGCCATCCTCCTGGACAGATATAGGAATCCCCTCAACACCCTGGCCTTCGCCGCCTTCCTCATCCTCCTCATCTCCCCCACCTCCCTCTGGGATCCATCTTTTCAACTCTCCTTCTCCTCTGTGCTGGGCATCATCCTGCTTATCTCTCCCCTATACCGCCGCCTCTTCCCTCAAGACCCCCTGACCCTTTTGACCCGCGCAAAAGAGGGAAGGCTAAAGAGAGGGATAGCCTTATCTCTGATCGCCTCCTTTGCTGCCATAGTGGTCACCTCCCCCGTGGTGGCCTTCCACTTCCACCGTCTCTCCACCATGGGTCTGGTATCCAATTCAATCATCATCCCCTTGGTGGGGTTGGGGCTTCTCCCCTTGGGGCTCCTCTGCCTCCCCTTTATACCCATATTCCCTTCATTAGGGGCCCTCTTGGCAAAGCTGGCCGCTGAACTATCCCATGGAGGGATAAGGGCGATGGAGTTGATCTCCTCTTTGCCCTTTGCCTCTTTCTACCTGCCGAGCCCCACGGCATGGGAGATGGTTATCTTTTACTCCTTTATCGCCTCCCTCCTTTGGCTCAAGAGGTCTTCCTTCAGGAGGATGGCCGTGGCCCTCATCCTCTTTCTCGTGTTATTTGACCTCTCCTATTGGGGGCTAAAGGGTTATGGGCAAAAGGGGCTTCAGGTAACCTTTCTTGATGTAGGGCAGGGGGACTGCGCCTTGGTAGAATTTCCCCGGGGCAAGAGGATGTTGATCGATGGGGGAGGCCTTTACGGGGATTTCGACGTGGGAGAGAAGGTAGTAGCCCCCTTCCTCTGGGAGAAGCGCATCTTGGGGGTGGATTATCTGGTCCTGACCCATCCCCAACCCGACCACTATAAGGGCCTTATCTTCGTTGCCCAGCACTTCCGGGTACAAGAGTTTTGGCACAACGGGCTGCTGAGCCCTGCCCCTGCCTATCGACAGCTCCTGCAGGTCATAAAGGAAAAAAGGATCAGGATGGTGAGGGCGGAGGACGGATTCTCCAGATCTATAGGGGGGGTCTGGGTGGAAGTTCTCCATCCCCCCATGGGATGGATGCCCGGGGGACCGAGGAAAAGAGGTTGGGTCAACAATAACTCCGTGGTATTGAAAATCTCCTTTGGGGATCATAGCCTGCTGTTCACCGGAGATATAGAAAAAGAGGCGGAGGCAAGGCTGCTGAAGGCCAGCAAGGGGTTACGTGCCCAGTTGATCAAGGTACCCCATCACGGAAGCAAGACATCCAGTACTTACTACTTCGTAAAGGAAGTTTTCCCCCTCTATGCCGTCATCTCCCTGGGTTTCAGAAACCCCTTTCACTTCCCGAGTAGGAGGGTCGTGAGGAGATACAAGGGGTTTGGCTGTCGGGTATTACGGACCGATTTGGACGGGGCGATTATGGCAACGAGCGATGGCAAGAGGTTAGAGGTGAGGAGCTTCAGGGATCTATGA